A genomic window from Rhodothermales bacterium includes:
- a CDS encoding methyltransferase domain-containing protein: MLAFRRLLLFLILSTGAAGFGCGPEGTPDPAKLYQSRTPTDSLGTGRFFLGREIPRVRSHAEVAEWLNRPGRDQAEFPDRLVAALDLRPADVVADIGAGTGFYSFRIAQLVPHGRVLATDIQPEMLDELRRRAVEEEIRNVEVVQGEEDDPNLPVNSIDLALIVGSYHEFFYPYEMMTRVVESLVPGGRVVLVEYRGEDETLPVAPIHRLTEEQARQEMEFAGLRWVRTKRELPQQHVLIFEKPSL, translated from the coding sequence GTGCTCGCCTTTCGAAGACTCCTTCTCTTCCTGATCCTGTCAACGGGAGCCGCAGGATTCGGGTGCGGCCCGGAAGGGACTCCTGATCCTGCGAAACTGTACCAGTCTAGAACGCCGACCGATAGTCTTGGCACCGGTCGATTCTTCCTCGGTCGTGAAATTCCGAGAGTGCGTTCACACGCGGAGGTCGCGGAGTGGCTCAACCGACCGGGTCGTGACCAGGCCGAGTTCCCCGATCGCCTCGTGGCCGCGCTGGACCTGCGACCCGCCGACGTGGTGGCCGACATCGGCGCAGGGACAGGGTTTTACTCTTTCAGGATTGCTCAGCTCGTGCCGCATGGCAGGGTCCTCGCCACCGACATACAGCCTGAAATGCTCGACGAGCTTCGTCGCCGGGCGGTTGAGGAGGAAATCAGAAACGTGGAGGTTGTTCAAGGGGAGGAAGACGATCCGAATCTTCCGGTCAACTCGATCGACCTCGCTCTCATCGTCGGGTCATATCATGAATTCTTCTATCCATACGAGATGATGACCAGGGTCGTGGAATCGCTGGTACCCGGCGGTCGTGTGGTGCTCGTCGAGTATCGAGGGGAAGACGAGACCCTGCCCGTTGCCCCGATTCATCGCCTGACGGAGGAGCAAGCTCGCCAGGAAATGGAGTTCGCGGGCCTGCGATGGGTTCGAACAAAACGCGAACTGCCGCAGCAACATGTGCTGATTTTCGAGAAGCCGAGCTTATGA
- a CDS encoding response regulator, with translation MQQQPDREQISGAVSAAELRERIVQLEREVAELRKSRDEAEQLSNMKSAVLTNLSHEIRTPLAAIVGFASILQEELTDRHQKFLDFIERSGKRLMDALNSILNLSMLEEGNYRLRSEVVDVVQQIEEEISGLKRTASDKHLELRVRYATDVIMATIDRTALDRVVHNLLENAIRFTDTGSVEMDVVPTGTSLELRITDTGHGVRPEFQPLMFDAFAQEADSAHSYEGVGLGLTITKRLVDLMGGTIEVASAIGKGSTFTVMIPDAIQSPTAADTVIGNSEAEVVESDVTDAVADRRVPKVTTPDVTSDESVAKPSVMAVEDNPDMLILLQHLLSSRCEVSTASNGRTALELARANNFDAILMDINLGEDETGVDVMLKIREIAGYRETPIVAVTAYALPGDRERFLQAGFDGYIGKPFTKQQLFRMMDQVLAKSSA, from the coding sequence ATGCAGCAGCAGCCGGATAGAGAGCAGATTAGTGGAGCCGTTTCGGCAGCCGAACTTCGAGAACGAATTGTTCAGCTGGAGCGAGAAGTAGCGGAGCTTCGCAAGTCGAGAGATGAAGCTGAGCAGCTCAGCAACATGAAGTCGGCTGTTCTCACGAATCTTTCCCACGAGATTCGCACGCCACTGGCGGCGATTGTTGGCTTCGCGTCGATCCTCCAGGAAGAGCTCACAGATCGGCATCAGAAATTCCTGGACTTCATCGAGCGCAGCGGCAAGCGGCTGATGGACGCCCTGAACTCGATCCTCAACCTGTCAATGTTGGAGGAAGGGAACTACAGACTGCGATCCGAGGTGGTGGACGTCGTTCAACAGATCGAGGAAGAGATCTCCGGACTCAAGCGAACGGCTTCGGACAAACACCTTGAACTTCGAGTCCGGTACGCGACAGACGTGATTATGGCGACGATCGATCGTACAGCCCTCGATCGCGTCGTGCACAATTTGCTCGAGAACGCAATTCGATTCACCGACACGGGTTCGGTGGAAATGGATGTGGTACCGACCGGGACTTCGCTCGAGCTGAGAATCACGGATACGGGACATGGCGTGCGGCCAGAGTTCCAACCGCTGATGTTTGACGCATTTGCGCAGGAGGCAGACTCTGCCCACAGTTACGAAGGCGTCGGGCTGGGCCTGACCATAACGAAGCGGCTCGTAGACCTCATGGGAGGGACTATCGAGGTCGCAAGCGCCATCGGGAAAGGAAGCACGTTCACTGTGATGATCCCCGATGCCATTCAGTCGCCGACCGCAGCCGATACGGTAATCGGGAATTCCGAGGCTGAGGTCGTAGAGTCCGATGTAACGGATGCGGTTGCTGATCGTCGGGTGCCGAAAGTCACCACCCCCGACGTCACATCCGACGAGTCCGTCGCGAAGCCGAGCGTCATGGCGGTCGAGGACAACCCCGACATGCTCATACTGCTGCAGCACCTTCTGAGCAGCCGCTGCGAGGTGTCGACGGCAAGCAACGGCCGGACCGCACTCGAACTCGCGCGCGCGAACAACTTCGACGCCATCCTGATGGACATCAATCTCGGCGAAGACGAGACGGGTGTCGACGTCATGCTCAAGATTCGAGAAATCGCCGGCTACCGCGAGACACCGATTGTGGCAGTGACGGCATATGCTCTTCCGGGTGACCGCGAGCGATTCCTGCAGGCTGGATTCGACGGGTATATCGGCAAGCCCTTCACGAAGCAACAGCTGTTCCGCATGATGGACCAGGTGCTCGCGAAATCGTCGGCCTGA
- a CDS encoding glycerol-3-phosphate dehydrogenase/oxidase, with translation MNRDEMIERIMSTDAGWDVLVVGGGATGLGVAVEAASRGYRTLLVEMSDFAKGTSGRSTKLVHGGVRYLRQGNVTLVLEALKERGRLLRNAPHLVRDLPFVVPVYDWWEGPFYGIGLRLYDLLAGREGFGTSHNLSREETLERLPTIEPDGLRGGVIYYDGQFDDARLAINLAATAADLGATVVNHMRVSGLTHSNDLVDGAIVVDEETGVEQRIHARVVINATGVFTDTVRTMDDPTASPMVQASQGIHIVVDSSFMPGESAIMVPETDDGRVLFAIPWHGRVVIGTTDTPVDEPSLEPRPLQEELEFVLHHAARYLTRDPGPKDVLSMFAGLRPLVRQSKDEGTAEISRDHTVHISRSGLVTITGGKWTTYRRMAEETVDRAAVIAHLEDRLCVTREMRLHGWVEQPDDESRFAVYGSDATVVDQVCREKTEWMEPLHERLPYLRGEVVYATRYEMARTVDDVLSRRLRALLLDARASIDAAPFVARTMAAELGRDEKWIERQVKDYTMLARGYIMSA, from the coding sequence ATGAATCGGGATGAGATGATCGAGCGGATCATGTCCACGGACGCCGGCTGGGATGTGCTCGTAGTCGGTGGTGGAGCCACAGGCCTGGGCGTGGCTGTCGAGGCGGCGTCGAGGGGTTATCGGACTCTCCTGGTGGAGATGTCGGATTTCGCTAAGGGCACATCGGGGCGGTCCACGAAACTCGTGCACGGCGGCGTGCGCTACCTGCGGCAGGGCAACGTGACGCTGGTTCTGGAAGCGCTGAAGGAACGCGGCCGACTCTTGCGCAATGCACCACACCTGGTCCGCGATCTCCCCTTTGTGGTTCCGGTGTATGACTGGTGGGAAGGACCGTTCTACGGAATCGGCCTTCGGCTGTACGATCTGCTCGCAGGACGGGAGGGCTTCGGGACGTCGCACAATCTTAGCCGAGAGGAAACACTGGAGCGTCTTCCGACGATTGAGCCGGACGGGTTGCGAGGTGGAGTGATCTACTACGACGGCCAATTCGACGACGCGCGATTGGCGATCAACCTGGCTGCGACAGCTGCGGATCTCGGTGCGACCGTCGTCAACCACATGCGCGTCTCCGGCCTCACACATTCGAACGATCTGGTGGACGGCGCCATTGTTGTCGACGAAGAGACCGGTGTCGAGCAACGAATCCACGCGCGCGTGGTGATCAACGCCACAGGCGTGTTCACGGACACCGTTCGGACGATGGATGATCCGACTGCCTCACCCATGGTACAGGCGAGCCAGGGTATCCATATTGTCGTCGATTCATCCTTCATGCCGGGTGAGTCTGCAATCATGGTCCCGGAGACCGATGACGGACGAGTACTTTTTGCGATCCCCTGGCACGGCCGTGTCGTTATAGGGACGACGGACACTCCGGTCGATGAGCCGTCGCTCGAACCACGACCGCTGCAGGAGGAGCTTGAGTTCGTACTTCACCATGCAGCCAGATACCTGACCCGGGATCCTGGTCCGAAAGATGTATTGTCGATGTTCGCCGGACTCAGACCGCTTGTGCGCCAGTCGAAGGATGAGGGTACGGCTGAGATATCGCGCGACCACACGGTACACATTTCACGTTCGGGGCTCGTTACCATCACAGGTGGAAAGTGGACGACGTATCGCCGGATGGCGGAGGAAACGGTCGATCGCGCGGCCGTCATTGCGCATCTGGAGGATCGACTCTGTGTGACGCGCGAGATGCGCCTGCATGGATGGGTGGAACAACCCGACGACGAATCGAGGTTCGCCGTCTACGGCTCGGACGCCACCGTTGTCGATCAGGTTTGCAGGGAGAAAACCGAATGGATGGAGCCGCTCCACGAACGACTTCCATATCTACGTGGTGAGGTCGTATATGCTACCCGGTACGAGATGGCGCGAACGGTAGACGACGTGCTGTCACGCCGGTTGCGTGCGCTGCTTCTCGATGCGCGTGCGAGCATTGACGCGGCCCCGTTCGTAGCCCGCACCATGGCGGCGGAACTCGGGCGTGACGAGAAGTGGATCGAGCGTCAGGTGAAAGATTATACGATGCTGGCGCGCGGATACATCATGTCCGCGTGA
- the glpK gene encoding glycerol kinase GlpK: MSFIMALDQGTTSSRAVLYNHRGTPTAFAQREFEQIFPRPGWVEHDATEIWASQEAVANDTIRKAGIAWSDVAAVGITNQRETTVVWDRKTGAPIHNAIVWQDRRTADICDRLKADGLEAMFRDRTGLRLDPYFSGTKIMWLLEHVDGARELADRGRLAFGTIDSWLIWNLTNGEKHITDVSNASRTLLMDLRSGTWDVDLLAALKIPESILPQIVSSSGVVAESRTPSIAASVPIAGIAGDQQAALFGQACHRTGMMKNTYGTGCFMLKNTGSEVVASRNNLLSTAAWRIDDAAEFALEGSVFVGGAVVQWLRDGLGIIDTASDVETLAASVEDSNDTYLVPAFTGLGAPHWDPYARGTITGLTRGTTSAHLARAALESIAFQSADLMAAMDADSGSASSVAELRVDGGASQNDLLMQMQADLSQVTIVRPTVAETTALGAAYLAGLGIGYWDSIDEIDDIWSVDRVYEPRITVSEASERMARWHNAVDRSRGWANQEKPGS; encoded by the coding sequence ATGTCGTTTATCATGGCCCTGGATCAGGGGACGACGAGTTCGCGCGCGGTTCTGTACAATCATCGCGGGACTCCGACAGCCTTTGCGCAGAGGGAGTTCGAACAGATTTTTCCCCGTCCCGGCTGGGTTGAGCATGATGCCACGGAGATCTGGGCATCCCAGGAGGCGGTGGCCAACGACACGATCCGAAAGGCAGGCATCGCGTGGAGTGATGTGGCAGCTGTCGGGATCACGAATCAGCGTGAGACGACGGTCGTCTGGGACCGCAAGACCGGTGCACCGATTCACAACGCCATTGTCTGGCAGGATCGGCGCACCGCAGACATCTGCGATCGCCTGAAAGCGGACGGGCTCGAGGCCATGTTTCGCGATCGCACCGGCCTTCGTCTGGACCCGTACTTCTCGGGCACGAAGATCATGTGGCTCCTCGAACATGTTGACGGAGCGCGGGAACTGGCAGACAGGGGCAGACTCGCCTTTGGCACGATCGATTCGTGGCTCATATGGAATCTGACGAACGGTGAGAAGCACATCACCGACGTGTCCAATGCTTCCCGCACCCTGTTGATGGATCTTCGGTCGGGGACGTGGGATGTGGACCTGTTGGCGGCGCTGAAGATCCCCGAAAGCATCCTGCCACAGATTGTATCGTCGAGCGGCGTCGTCGCGGAATCAAGAACGCCCTCCATAGCGGCGTCGGTTCCAATCGCCGGAATCGCGGGCGACCAGCAGGCCGCGCTGTTCGGTCAGGCGTGCCACCGGACCGGCATGATGAAGAACACCTACGGCACCGGCTGTTTCATGCTGAAGAATACCGGGAGCGAGGTTGTTGCCTCTCGAAACAACCTCCTGTCGACAGCCGCATGGCGTATTGACGACGCCGCAGAATTCGCCCTTGAGGGAAGCGTGTTTGTCGGGGGTGCGGTGGTTCAATGGCTACGGGACGGGCTGGGAATCATCGACACGGCGTCAGACGTGGAGACGCTGGCGGCCAGCGTGGAAGACAGCAACGACACATACCTCGTGCCCGCCTTCACGGGCCTCGGAGCGCCGCACTGGGATCCGTATGCACGCGGGACCATCACCGGTTTGACTCGAGGAACAACCTCCGCACATCTCGCCCGGGCGGCGCTGGAGTCGATTGCCTTCCAATCGGCCGACCTGATGGCCGCCATGGACGCGGATTCCGGATCCGCGAGTTCTGTCGCGGAGCTTCGGGTTGACGGGGGCGCTTCTCAAAACGACCTCCTGATGCAGATGCAGGCAGATCTCTCGCAGGTGACGATCGTCAGGCCCACGGTCGCCGAGACGACCGCTCTCGGGGCAGCCTATCTTGCCGGACTTGGCATCGGTTACTGGGACTCGATTGACGAAATCGACGACATCTGGAGCGTCGATCGTGTTTATGAGCCGCGTATCACAGTAAGCGAAGCGTCCGAAAGAATGGCAAGGTGGCACAATGCAGTGGACCGCTCGAGAGGGTGGGCAAACCAGGAGAAACCAGGATCATGA
- a CDS encoding cation transporter yields the protein MHRSGQHDESDTPHRQRRLLAAVALNLLITIAEVIGGLLSGSIALLSDALHNFGDTASLGTSYFAITYSKKGANLSKTFGYKRIEVIAAFFNLVVLALISLFLIKEAVERAADPQPIRGGLMFAVASVGLAANIATALLLHRDARDSVNVRSAYLHIVTDAISSVGVVIAGVLVWAYDIVLIDPLLTIAISAFILYQVYHLLRDTTNILMNSVPPDVDVESVVAEMEGIALVRDVHHVHVWSMDEHQAALEAHVVIDEEVAPQMDRIRTDIKLMLESRFGISHSTLEIEFERCESPEDCL from the coding sequence ATGCACAGGTCCGGCCAACACGATGAGAGCGACACGCCGCACCGGCAGCGACGACTGCTGGCAGCAGTTGCGTTGAATCTCCTCATTACAATCGCCGAGGTGATCGGCGGACTGCTTTCCGGTAGTATCGCGCTACTGTCGGACGCTCTCCACAACTTCGGCGATACCGCTTCACTGGGGACCAGCTACTTCGCAATTACCTACAGTAAAAAGGGAGCAAATCTTTCTAAAACATTTGGGTACAAACGTATAGAGGTCATCGCAGCGTTTTTCAATCTGGTTGTTCTGGCCCTCATTTCTCTCTTCTTGATCAAGGAGGCGGTTGAGCGTGCAGCGGACCCTCAGCCCATCCGGGGCGGACTGATGTTCGCCGTTGCATCGGTGGGACTTGCGGCCAACATTGCCACCGCCCTGCTGCTGCACCGCGACGCCAGAGACAGCGTCAATGTGCGCTCCGCCTACTTGCATATCGTGACTGACGCGATTTCGTCCGTCGGCGTGGTGATCGCCGGCGTGCTGGTGTGGGCCTACGATATTGTGCTCATCGATCCCCTGCTGACCATCGCTATCTCGGCATTCATACTATATCAGGTCTATCACCTCCTGCGGGACACGACCAACATCCTGATGAACAGCGTTCCACCGGATGTTGATGTCGAATCTGTTGTCGCCGAAATGGAGGGCATTGCGCTCGTTCGTGACGTGCACCATGTACACGTGTGGAGCATGGACGAACATCAGGCGGCTCTGGAGGCACATGTTGTCATAGACGAGGAGGTAGCGCCGCAAATGGATCGGATCAGAACAGACATCAAATTGATGCTTGAATCGCGCTTCGGTATTTCGCATTCGACCCTGGAAATCGAGTTCGAGCGATGCGAATCACCGGAAGACTGTCTGTAA